One genomic segment of Jaculus jaculus isolate mJacJac1 chromosome 2, mJacJac1.mat.Y.cur, whole genome shotgun sequence includes these proteins:
- the Rps20 gene encoding 40S ribosomal protein S20 translates to MAFKDTGKTPVEPEVAIHRIRITLTSRNVKSLEKVCADLIRGAKDKNLKVKGPVRMPTKTLRITTRKTPCGEGSKTWDRFQMRIHKRLIDLHSPSEIVKQITSISIEPGVEVEVTIADA, encoded by the exons ATG GCCTTTAAGGATACCGGAAAGACGCCCGTGGAACCGGAGGTGGCCATCCACAGAATCCGGATCACCCTCACCAGCCGCAACGTGAAGTCCCTGGAGAAGG TGTGTGCTGACTTGATCAGAGGAGCCAAGGACAAGAACCTCAAAGTGAAAGGACCAGTTCGCATGCCCAccaag ACACTGAGAATAACTACAAGGAAAACACCTTGTGGTGAAGGTTCCAAGACATGGGATCGCTTCCAGATGAGAATCCACAAGCGACTCATTGATTTACACAGTCCCTCTGAGATTGTTAAGCAGATTACTTCCATCAGCATTGAGCCAGGAGTGGAGGTTGAAGTCACCATTGCAGATGCCTAa